GAGAGGGACCTGATGCTACCTTCTATAGCCATGAAATTTTTGGGGCTAAAATGACAGCTCAAATTTTAAACCGCCTGAAATTTTCCAAGAAAGAAATTGAAAAAATCAGTAAGCTCGTTAGATATCATCTTTTTTATTATAATGTTGACGAAGTTTCAGAAAGTTCAGTCAGAAGATTAGTTCGTCAAGTAGGACTCGAAAATATGGACGAATTGCTTCAGGTGAGAATGGCAGATAGAATAGGATCTGGCGTTCCCAAGGCTGAGCCTTATAAACTCCGCCATTTGAGGTATGTGATAGAGAAAGTTTCCCAAGACCCAATTGCAACCAGAACGTTAAAAGTTAACGGCAATGATGTAATGAAGATTTTAGGATCAAAACCGGGACCCAAGATAGGTCAGATGCTCGATATTCTTTTAAGTTATGTTTTAGATGATCCCAAGAAAAATAAAAGAGAATTTTTAGAAAAAGAAACTAGAAAATTGGGTAAATTATCAGAAAAAAAACTGAAAAACTTAGCCCAAAAAGCTCGGGAAGAAAGAGAGAAGTTGGAAATGAAAAGAGATAAAATGACCAAAAAGAAATATTGGGTGACTTAGTTCGGGAACGCAATTAAGCAAACCAGTCGCTTCGCTTCTTGTAATTGCAGAGCAATTAAGTAAGACACGCTCTGCTTTCCAGCGAGAAGCAAGCTCATTTCTTCGCGAGTTGCCCCGCACTAAAATTCGGAGCGTAGCGTAGCAGCCTAACGCGCCGCGTTCGGGACGCGGAGATCGCCGGTGCGAATCCGGCCGCTCCGATAAAAATCCATTTTACATTTCGAATTTTTAATTTCGGATTTAAACCCAGTCGTGCTGGACGTATGGGCCTGTAGTTTAACGGCAAAATACCTCATTCGCATTGAGGAGATGGCAGTTCGATTCTGCCCAGGTCCACCACTTCGCCCCGCTAAGCCGCGGGGCTTCGCGTAGCTTTAGCGAAGGGTGCCAAGCACAGATATAAGAGCGAAGAAGTGTCCTCCGAAGCCCTCTTGTCCTCCGTAGCTTTATGCGAAGGAGGAGGCGGAGAAGGGCACCAGTTTTTAAATATGGGTTTTTCAACGAAAAAATTGGGAGATTTGGGAGAGAAAATCGCCATTGATTATTTGAAAACCAAAGGCTACCAAATTTTAGCTGAAAATTATATTCCCAGATGGGCTTCATTCGACAGAAAAGAAATTGACATTGTGGCTAAAAAAGCAGATACAATTATTTTTTTTGAAGTAAAAACCCTTCGGCAGGTTCAGGGCAAGCAATTTTTGCCAGAAGATAAAGTTAATTTTTTAAAACAAAAAAAGATAAAAAAAGCAGCTGAAAGTTTTCTTTTAGAAAAGAAAATTCCCTTAGACACAAAATGGCAGATTGATATAATTTCAATAAGAATTAATCCCATTTTAAAAAAAGCCAAAATTCGTCATCTCCAAAATACGGTTAGCTAAACCTTAATTTTTCTTGACAAATTTTTTATTGGTGATATAATTAAAAAACCGATGCGACAATAATAGGACCTTAACAATTACTTATCATTCAGTAGAATAGGAGGAAGCTCGTGTTCTTTAGAAGGCCCAAGAGAAATAGAGTTCTTTTTTTGATAGATTTTGAAAATATCCTGAAGAATCTTAAGCAGTTGCCTTCGCCAGAAGATCTTTCTTTTTTGGCGGGATTTGACCGGATTGTCAAAGAAATCGCCAGAGAAATAGGCGAAATTGTTGATGTCTTTATTTTTTTGCCGCCTCATCTGGCCAGCATCTATGGAGAGGACCTTTACCGGGCAGGCTTTTTCATTATAGTTTGTCCGAAAGTAAGAGACAAAGCAGGAGAACAAATAGACACAACGGACGAGACCTTGATCAGATTCGGTCAGAGAGCTATTGATGAGCTTAATATAACCCATCTATGCCTGGGGAGCGGAGACAAAGACTTTGGCCCTTTGGTTCGACGAGCCACCCGAAAAGGACTGAAAATCATTATTGCGACTGCTTCACAGCAATCATTAGCAACAGAACTGATCACGTTGGCCGACAGGATTTTCTTTTATTCACCCACTGAATAGTGGGTATTTATAAATGCGTAGCAAGTAGGCAGCGAGAGCAATCTCGCTGCCCTTTTATTTATAAAATTGCTCTTGACAAATTTCCTTATTTTGTTATAATTATAATATTGTTCTTTTGCAATTCGCTGCGGGATTTACCATGTTTGTTTCATTTCTGTAAGGAAGAAAGGGAAAGTCAGATGGCAAGACAAAAGGGTATTCGTCTCCATGAGCTAGACCCAGATCAGTTCGGCCCGGAAGAAGATCTCCCGGACAACTCCCGGCACGGTTCCAACGATGACTCCGTAGTCGAGGAGGAGGCGGGGTTGGTTCCCTCTCCTAAGCTGCCGGACGTCAGCAGCACCTTGCTCGCTGACGAGACGGTGGCCGACAAAGTCCGGGAGGGGGCCGAGAAGGTTAGAACCTGGGTAAAGGCCACTTTGGCCGCGTTGAGCCAGGTCGCCCGGGGTTCGCGGGAACTCCAGGAGATCAGAGCGCCAGCGGTGGCTGAGGCTGAGAGGAAGCTTAATCGTTTCCTCAAAGAGGAAGAAATGCCGGCTTACAGGCGGGCAGCCTGGCTCGGTCTCTTCGATTTTGAGTTCTCTCAAGAGCTCAAAAACCGGGAAGAGGTGAAGGGTCTTCTCTCTCGTTTGGTCGCAGAGGGTCGTCTCGTTGAGACGACCGATGGCCCCATCAAGGGCTATAAGGATAAGGCCGATGAGCCAGAGCCGGCCTACGCCTTTTCCGACGAGGCCCAGTTCGGAGATCCAGAAATGTGGGAGGTTTCGAGCCTCTACCGGCAATGCCGGCAGAGGGCTTGGGAGGCCACAGGGAAGGCCCGGACCGACGAGGCCCGAGAGCTTATGAAGCAGAGCGAGCTCTCGGTGGAGGAGTTTCTCGAAGGCAAGCCCGGCATCTTCACGATCGGCATCCCGCCAGAGCCGATCGTGAACCTTACGACAGACAGTATTATAGCCTGGCGAGGTGGCGGCACTCTCCAGGTCAAGAGCGACGGCCAGAAGATTTTTCCTTTGGCCGCCACCGGTAATATCCAGGCGTCTGTTCAGGAGGCCAAGGAACTCAAGGTTCATCTCTTCAGGGATTTCCTGAGTTGGGAGACCCCTCCTTTCATCAAGGAGCTTCCCATAGAGATGGCCAAGAAGATTCAGCTTCTCTGGCACCTTTTGCAGCGCGGACTCCGTGCCGCGGAGGAGACACGGCAGCTTCAGGCCGTTAAGGATGAGATGGCCATCCTGGTAACCGTCACTCCCTCAGAGTTTTTCCTGGAGGACAAACCAGGCATCTGTCTGGCGGAGTACCGAGGGATCTGGGAGGAGCTGGTTCCAGACGAGGAGAAGGTTAACCGGCGTCCCAATCTGTTCTTCTCTGTAGAGAGGTTCAGTCAGGAGGGAGAAGAAGGTGACCAGATGTTCATTCGTCTGGTTCAGGTTCCTGATCACCTCGGAGACTTTTTTGAGGCTTGTTCTGGCGAGTATCCCGAGGGCGAGCAGTTCGGGGGTTGTCCGCAGCCTTTGCGGGCAGTTCTCCGGGCCATCTACGGGCAGACCATGAAGGCTGCCCAGCTCAACGGCAAAACCAACGGCTAGTAGCTAACCATTGCAGACCCGCAGCGAAAAAGGCCCTGGCGTGGCACTCATCCATGCCAGGGCTCTTTATTTTCCCCCACACCATAACGAGTTTCCATCAAGCCTTTAAAAGCTTGATGGCGAGCGGATTCGTTTCACGAATTTGCATATCCTCGTTTGGTGTGGGGGTTTTCCTTGTCCCGGACCAGAAACTTCGTTTCGGTACGGGACTGTGCCCCGCAGCATGTTTTATTCTGATGCGGGGCTTGAAATTCGCTTTAATTTTTGCTATACTCGAGTTATGAGAAATCACGGTGCAATTCAAAAGAACGCTATGAGAAAACTATTTCAAAATTTTCTTTGGATTATTCTTATTTTTGTGTTTATCTCAGCAGTTTTTACTTTATTTGTCCAACCCTTTGAAAAAAAAGAAGAAGTTTCTTTAAGCCAGTTGATCGAAGACATTAATCAGGAAAAGATTAAAAAAATTACAGTTATTGGCAATAATGTTTCGATTTTATACAAAGATGGCGACTTAAAAGCTGAAACCAAAAAGGAGATAGAATCAGATTTATCCGGTACTTTAATCAACTTAGGAGTGAATCAGGAAAAGTTAGCTAAAGTTGAGATAGAGATAAAAGAGGATAGGGGAATTTTGTTCTGGCTGGGGCCTATCTCAATATTCTTATTCCCTCTTTTGTTATTTTTATTCTTTTTCTGGTTTATTTTCCGCCAGGCCAAAACAGGAGCAATGCAGGCTTTTGATTTCACCAAGGCTAAGGCCAGATTATTTGGAGCTGAAGGCCAGTCCAAAGAAAAAGTCACCTTCAAAGACGTGGCTGGCCTTCAGGAAGCCAAAGAAGAGCTGATAGAAATTGTTGATTTTTTAAAGCATCCCCAAAAATTTTTAAAGATGGGAGCAAAAATCCCCAGAGGGGTTTTGTTAATGGGGCCGCCGGGATCAGGAAAAACTTTACTTGCCAGGGCAGTGGCTTCTGAAGCCGGTGTTCCTTTCTTTTCGATCGCAGGATCAGAATTAGTTGAGCTTTTTGTCGGAGTGGGAGCAGCCAGAACAAGAGATCTTTTTGCTATGGCGAAAAAACGCCAGCCGAGTATTATTTTTATAGATGAATTAGATGCCATTGGCCGAGTTAGAGGGTCAGGAATCGGCGGAGGGCATGATGAAAGAGAACAGACTTTAAATCAAATTTTAGTAGAAATGGATGGATTCGAGAGAGAAAGTACGGTTTTAATCTTTGCAGCAACCAATCGCCCTGACGTCCTCGACCCTGCTCTCTTAAGGCCGGGCCGTTTTGATCGCAGAATAATTTTAGACCTACCGGACATTAATGACAGAGAAGAAATTTTAAAAATTCATTGTCGGGGGAAACCATTGGTTCCAGGCGTCAATTTAAGAGAAATTGCAGAACGCACTCCTGGCTTTTCAGGAGCCGACCTGGCTAATTTAGTTAATGAAGCTACTATTTTAGCTGCCAGGAGAGACAAGAACCAGGTCTATCAGCAAGAATTTTTAGAATCAATTGAAAAAGTGCTTTTAGGACCAGAAAGGAAAAGCCACGTTTTATCTAAAAAAGAAAAAAAAATCGCTGCTTATCACGAGATTGGCCATGCCTTAGTGTCAATTTCTCTGTCAGGGACAGATCCTATCAGAAAAATTTCAATTATAGCCAGAGGGATAGCTGCAGGCTACATTTTAAAAATGCCAAAAGAAGAAAGGAGGATGAAGACTAAATCTGAATTTTTGGCCGATTTAGCATCTTTACTTGGAGGTTATTGCGCAGAGCAAGTAAAATTTAAAGAAATTACTACCGGCGCCAGCAATGACTTGGAAATGGCCTCTATGTTGGCCAGGAAATTAGTTAAAGAGTATGGGATGTCATCTTTTGGCCCTATTTCTTTCGGAGAAAAAGAGGAATTAATATTTTTGGGGAGAGAATTGGGCGAGCAGAGAAATTATTCTGAGGAAGTAGCGGCTAAGATTGATAAAGAAGTGGCAAAATTCCTTGAAGACGCTCAAAAAACAGCCAAAAAAATCCTGACCAGAAAGAGAAAATTATTAGATAGGCTCGCCGAGGCTTTGATTGAGAAGGAAACTATCGAAAAAGAAGAATTCGAACAATTAATCAAAGAAGGAGAAAAAAGAAGTAAAAAAGAGAAGAAGATTACAATTCCTCGTTTAAAAATAAAAGAAGTGAAATAGATAAAATTAAGCGCGTGTAGCTCAACTGGTTAGAGCTCCGAGCTTATACCTCGGCGGTTTCCAGGTTCGAGTCCTGGCACGCGCATGTTTTAGTATGGGGTTCGAGCCAGAGCACTGAAGTATTTTAGTGCTTCGGTGTCCTGGTCCACCCACGCGCACAACGGAAATAAGAAGTTTCCTTGGTGTTTATGTTGAGCGCAATGAGGAGGGCGTATAGCTCAACTGGTTAGAGCGTCTCGGTGACATCGAGAAGGTTTCCCGTTCGAGTCGGGATACGCCCACATTATTTCTTGGTTCTCTGGGATATCAGAGAATTTATTTCCGATCTATCAACGGTTAAAGATGGAAAAAAGGAAGAAACTAAATATTATTTTTGAAGACAAGAATATTTTAGTGGTTGAAAAACCGCCCGGTCAGATAATAATTCCAGATGAGACTCATCGGCTCGGTACTCTTTTGGAAGATCTTTTGAATCTTTTTCCCGAACTTGAAAAAGTAAATGAAAGGGCCGGTATTTTACATCGTTTAGATAAAGATACTTCGGGCTTGATCTTGGTTGCGAGAAATAAAAAGAGCTTCGAATTTTTAAAAAAATCTTTCAAAGAGAGAAAAATTAAGAAAAAATATCTTGCCTTAGTTGTTGGAAAAATTAAAAATAATCAGGGAATAATCGAAACTTTAATTGCAAGAGACCCAAAAGACAGAAAAAGGCAAAGAGCATTTTTAATGCACGAACCACAATCTAAAAGAAAAGGAATGAGAAGAGCAATTACTGAATATAGAGTATTAAAAATCTTATCTGACGAGGCAAACAATTATACTTTAGTTGAGGTTTTCCCTGAAACCGGCAGAAAACATCAAATTCGAGTACATTTTGCTCATCTGGGCCATCCGGTTGCTGGTGATAAAATTTATGGATTCAAAAGACAACCAACTCCCCGGGGGCTCACTCGTCAATTTTTACACGCCAGTGACCTAAAAGTTAAATTACCCAGTGGTCAGATGAAAGAGTTTCATTTACCTTTAACCGAAGATTTAGAAAAAGTACTAGATAAGTTGAGCAATGCTTAATTGGCTTGCCAAAATATAAAGTAATGATTAGAATTAAAACATGGAAAAATTAAAAACTGTTTTACAATCTTTTCTTAAGAAGAATTTACCAGATATTAGGCCGGGCGATACAGTTGCAGTTTATCAAAAGATAAAAGAAAAAGACCAAGAAAGAGTTCAAACTTTTGAAGGTTTGGTTTTGGCTAGAAAGCATGGAAAAGAAGCAGGGGCAACAATTACTGTTAGAAAAGTTGTTTCTGGTATTGGCGTAGAAAAAATTTTTCCCATTCATTCCCCCGCGATTGAAAAAATAGAGATTTTAAAAAGAGGAAAAGTTAGAAGGGCTAAGCTTTATTATTTGAGAGAAGCCAAAGGAAAGAAGGCAAGATTAAAGACGAAAGAGTTTACTGAAGTGATGCCGGAGGAAGAGCCATCTGAAGGGGTAAACGAAGAGAAAACAGCTGACAATAATCCCGGAGCAGAATCTAAAGCCGGACTCAAAAAAGAAGAATAAGCCCAGGTGCTGGAACTGGTAGACAGGCTAGCTTGAGGTGCTAGTGAGCATTAGCTCGTGGGAGTTCAAATCTCCCCCTGGGCACGAAATATGAACCCCCACACCATAACGAGCTTTGTGCTTCGCACAGTGAATTATAGTATTGGGGATGAATTCAACAGAATAAATTAAACAACAGCGAGTAAAACTTTTAGGATGATGTTATTTTATCTTAAAATATAAGCTCGTTTGGTGTGGGGGTGAAATTAGTCTCAGCTTGTCTTATTGGTGTAAATTGCCGATACGATGGGAAATCAAAACTTGATCGAAAATGTCTCAAGCTTTTTAAAAAAAGAGAGTTAATGCCAGTTTGCCCTGAACAACTCGGGGGACTATCTATTCCCAGAGAGCCGGCTGAAATTAAAAAATCGGGTAAAGTTTTAACAAAAAACGGAAAAGATGTAACCAAAAATTTTAATAAAGGAGCTAAAGAGGTTTTAAAAATTACCAAAAACTTAAAAATAAGAGAGGCAATCCTGAAATCCAAAAGTCCTTCTTGCGGCTTAGGATTGGTATATGATGGGTCTTTTTCTGGGAAATTAATAAAAGGAAATGGAATAACAACAACTTTGTTGAGAAAGAATAAAATTAAGGTTATAACAGAAAAAGAATTATAATAAGGGCGTGCCCCGTTAGAAGTTGTGTGAAATTTGACTATTACTAAAGTTTTTTCGAAACTATTTTTCTATGGAAATTTCCTTAATTACCAGAACTTCTAACGGGGCGTGTAGCTCAACTGGTCTACCCGCCAAAATTTTGCGGAGCAAGACTTAGGCGGATTAAGAGCGCCCCGCCCTTTTGGGCAGCTAGCTCAATGGTTAGAGCGTTTGGTTTACATCCAAGAGGTTAGAGGTTCGAGTCCTCTGCTGCCCATAAAAATAAAAGGGGCGGGAAGGTTTCGGGCCTGTCCCGTAGTCAACCGAAGGTTGTACTTCGGTGCTCTGATCCTGACACGTCCACCAGGCCGCGGTAGCTCATTGGTAGTAGCACTTCTCTGAAAAAGAAGGGGTAGTGGGTTCGATTCCCACCCGCGGCACCTCGTCGCTTCGCTCCTCGGTGTAAACTTTTACAAAACTAAAAATATGGGCTGTTTTGTATATTGAATTCATTGCAAAGATGACTCTTTATATACAAAAATTACCTGGAGCTTAAAAAAACGAATTAATGAACACAATTCAGAAAAAAAAGGCTTTACAAAGAATAAATTTCCAATAAGGTTGGTTTATTGGGAGAAATTTAAACCAAGAATAGAAGCAGCCCAGAGAGAAAAAGAAATAAAAGAATGGCGGAGAGAAAAGAAAGAGAGACTAATCTTTCACTTCTTTCAAGGCAAATTCTAGTTTATACTGAGAAGATTATCTGCGAAGTGCGGGTGTCGTATAGTGGCCATTACACTGCCTTGCCAAGGCAGCGAGGTGGGTTCGACTCCCATCACCCGCTTATAAAGAAGGGGCGGGGGTTCTGTACCAATCCTGGGTTGTTGTATTGGAGTTACAACGGCTTGAGTCGATAGGCGGCTTCGCCTTACAGCCCCTAAAAATTCACAATACCTATCGGGATTGGTACGGGGTGAGCATTCCCATCACCCGCCCCAAAGACCAAAGGACTAACCACCAATCAAGCTAAAACCCTTGACAATCATTACAGGATAGGCTATTATGATACAACCCCTTTAAGGGGTTTTAAAATGGATAAAAACTCAGAAAAACTTCCTATTTTAAGCAAAAAATTGATGGTAAATAGCCTGATTTTTCTAATAGTTATTTATTTATTAGGATTCTTTCCTTTATTGGCTAGTCAAAAAGACGAGGTTAACTTTAAAGCATCTTTAGAGGAAAATTTTGTTTTCTCTAAATCCACTATTATTCAAGGAAATAGCCTTTTGCCGCCTGTAAATCCTCTTTTAGTTAGAGAAATTAAAGTGGCAAGGACAATAAAGGTTGTGGTTACAGCTTATTCAAGTTCTCCCTGGGAAACAGATGATACTCCTTATTTGACAGCTTCAGGATCTATGGTTAGAGATGGTATTGTGGCCACCAATATCTTGCCTTTCGGGACAAAAATTAGACTTTCTTCTCTTTATGGTGATAAAATTTTTGTTGTTGAAGATAGAATGAACCCTAGAAAAGGTTATCAGGTTGATATTTGGCATTCTTCTCATTGGGAGGCGAAACAATTTGGCGTTAAGTTGGCTGAGATGGAGATAATCGAGGAAGGATAAGAAGATTTTTTAATAAGATAAAAAAGCCCGCACCACACGGTGCGGGTTTTTTTGGTGCCGAGGGCGGGACTTGCACCCGCAAGGAGGGATTACCTCCACAAGATTTTAAGTCTTGCGTGTCTGCTAATTTCACCACCTCGGCAAAACCTTGAGGCCTGGGCGGGAATTGCACCCGCGTATAAGGGTTTTGCAGACCCTCGCCTTAGCTACTTGGCTACCAGGCCAACATTTATTTTAGTATTTTTTTATTAATTGCGGTAGCAATTACAAGGAGGAGCGAAGCGACGACTGGTTTGCTTAATTGCGGTAGCAATTACAA
The genomic region above belongs to Candidatus Nealsonbacteria bacterium and contains:
- a CDS encoding ATP-dependent metallopeptidase FtsH/Yme1/Tma family protein, producing MRKLFQNFLWIILIFVFISAVFTLFVQPFEKKEEVSLSQLIEDINQEKIKKITVIGNNVSILYKDGDLKAETKKEIESDLSGTLINLGVNQEKLAKVEIEIKEDRGILFWLGPISIFLFPLLLFLFFFWFIFRQAKTGAMQAFDFTKAKARLFGAEGQSKEKVTFKDVAGLQEAKEELIEIVDFLKHPQKFLKMGAKIPRGVLLMGPPGSGKTLLARAVASEAGVPFFSIAGSELVELFVGVGAARTRDLFAMAKKRQPSIIFIDELDAIGRVRGSGIGGGHDEREQTLNQILVEMDGFERESTVLIFAATNRPDVLDPALLRPGRFDRRIILDLPDINDREEILKIHCRGKPLVPGVNLREIAERTPGFSGADLANLVNEATILAARRDKNQVYQQEFLESIEKVLLGPERKSHVLSKKEKKIAAYHEIGHALVSISLSGTDPIRKISIIARGIAAGYILKMPKEERRMKTKSEFLADLASLLGGYCAEQVKFKEITTGASNDLEMASMLARKLVKEYGMSSFGPISFGEKEELIFLGRELGEQRNYSEEVAAKIDKEVAKFLEDAQKTAKKILTRKRKLLDRLAEALIEKETIEKEEFEQLIKEGEKRSKKEKKITIPRLKIKEVK
- a CDS encoding NYN domain-containing protein, which translates into the protein MFFRRPKRNRVLFLIDFENILKNLKQLPSPEDLSFLAGFDRIVKEIAREIGEIVDVFIFLPPHLASIYGEDLYRAGFFIIVCPKVRDKAGEQIDTTDETLIRFGQRAIDELNITHLCLGSGDKDFGPLVRRATRKGLKIIIATASQQSLATELITLADRIFFYSPTE
- a CDS encoding RluA family pseudouridine synthase; this translates as MEKRKKLNIIFEDKNILVVEKPPGQIIIPDETHRLGTLLEDLLNLFPELEKVNERAGILHRLDKDTSGLILVARNKKSFEFLKKSFKERKIKKKYLALVVGKIKNNQGIIETLIARDPKDRKRQRAFLMHEPQSKRKGMRRAITEYRVLKILSDEANNYTLVEVFPETGRKHQIRVHFAHLGHPVAGDKIYGFKRQPTPRGLTRQFLHASDLKVKLPSGQMKEFHLPLTEDLEKVLDKLSNA
- a CDS encoding YraN family protein, whose translation is MSSEALLSSVALCEGGGGEGHQFLNMGFSTKKLGDLGEKIAIDYLKTKGYQILAENYIPRWASFDRKEIDIVAKKADTIIFFEVKTLRQVQGKQFLPEDKVNFLKQKKIKKAAESFLLEKKIPLDTKWQIDIISIRINPILKKAKIRHLQNTVS
- a CDS encoding 50S ribosomal protein L19, with translation MEKLKTVLQSFLKKNLPDIRPGDTVAVYQKIKEKDQERVQTFEGLVLARKHGKEAGATITVRKVVSGIGVEKIFPIHSPAIEKIEILKRGKVRRAKLYYLREAKGKKARLKTKEFTEVMPEEEPSEGVNEEKTADNNPGAESKAGLKKEE
- a CDS encoding DUF523 domain-containing protein, which produces MKLVSACLIGVNCRYDGKSKLDRKCLKLFKKRELMPVCPEQLGGLSIPREPAEIKKSGKVLTKNGKDVTKNFNKGAKEVLKITKNLKIREAILKSKSPSCGLGLVYDGSFSGKLIKGNGITTTLLRKNKIKVITEKEL